The sequence TTTCCTGCTGACTTTTTGCACGCAATTCGTGCTCTTTTATCTCGCCTTCGAGAGGCAGTCGCTTCTATCAGCGTATGCTGTTGCGGTTGCGGTGATGTTCGTAAAAGCGCTTTTGCCGATTTCATTAGGCGATTTGGGGGTTCGTGAAAGCGCCTCGGTCTATTTGTTCACTCTGGTCGGGGGAACTTCGGCGGCGGCTTTTGACGCTTCGCTTTTGCTCTTTGTCGTCAATGTGCTTTTTCCGGCTCTCATCGGCCTGATTCTTTTTCTCGGCAAAAGGTTCAACAACAAGGTCGATCGGGGGAATTGAGATGCTTTTCCGCCTTTTCGTTTTGTCAATCGGCTTTTTGACAATTGCCTACGTCACGGGATTGATGATTCTTCGGTGCGGCCTAAAGCGAATCAGATCGGTTCCGAAAAGTGAAAGTGAAAGAAGGGTTCGGGTTTCGGTGGTCATTGCAGCGCGGAACGAGGAAGCAGTCATCGCCGACTGCCTGTCGGCATTGACGGCCCAGACTTTTCCAAAGGAACTGACCGAGATCCTGGTCATTGACGACTATTCGACTGATGCAACCGTCGAAATTGCTTCCGGCTTTGCCGGCGTTACGGTTCTAAAGTCGCAGCCGATACCCGGCGTAGCGCCCAAAAAGGCAGCATTGCAAACCGGCATCGAAGCGGCAAAAGGTGAAATCATTCTTACAACCGACGCCGACTGCATCGCGCCGCCGCGCTGGATTGAATCGATGGCCGCCGCATTCGATGACGATGTCGACCTGGTCGCTTCCTGGCTGCTGGTGCGCGATGACGGGCGTCTTCTCAGCCGTATCGAACGGCTCGATTCGTTTGCATACGTTCTCATCGGCGCCGCCTTATTCGGGTTGAATCGGCCGACGCTGGCCAACAGCGCCAACTTGGCGTTCCGCAGGTGCGCCTTTTTCGAGGCGGGAGGCTATGCAGACATCGGCGCGTTCGGTTCCGGCGATGACGATCTCCTAGTGCAGAAAATGGCTTCGCGCAGCCGCCGGCAATGCCGATTTGTCGACGGGGAAATCGTGACCACAGCCGCCAACCCTCGTTGGCACGACTTTATTGCGCAGCGGCTGCGATGGGCTTCCAAAACCGCCGCTTACCCGCCCGCCTTAAAAACCGCAGAGGTTATCATTTACTTTTACTTTTTTCTATTATTCATTTCCTGGCTATGCGCGCCGTCTGTGCCGTTTCTTTTGATCTTTACGGCAGTAAAATTTGCTGCCGATTTTTGGTTTCTTCGGCGCATCAAGTTGCCCGAATTTGCCGTCTTTTTACGCGTTTTTTTCTTGGCCGAGGTCATTCAAGTGCTCTATATTTTAGCGGTAGGTTTATGGGCCAATTTGGGTGTCTATGAATGGAAAGGCCGGACTTATCGCCGCGGCCGCTTATTCTAAAAAGCATTTTGTCAAGGCAAGGCTTGCACTTTCACTGCACCTTTGCGAAATTGTGTGCAACCAAAATTAATGCGAGGTCGATATGATTCGATTTGCAATTGTCGGCTACGGCTTTATCGGCGGTGTTCATGCGGCTGTATTGCGAAAAATCAAAGGTGCTGAGGTCGCGGCCATTGTGGAACAGGATACGGCCAAGAGGCAGGCGGTAAAAGGCAACATTACGGTTGAGGGGGCCGAAGAGCCGTTGCAGGTGCCGTTTTACGCGAGCTTGGAGGAGGTGTTCGAAAAGACAAAGGTAGACGTGGTGAGCATTTGTCTGCCGACCCACCTGCACCGCGATTATGCCGTCAAGTCACTGAAAGCCGGGTGTCATGTGGTGTGCGAAAAACCGATGGCCCTGACGCTGAAAGATTGCGACGAGATGATCGTTGCCGCCCGCGCCGCACGTCGACGGCTCTTTATCGCACAATGCATCCGCTTTTGGCCGGAGTATGAAGCTCTGGAAAAAATTGTGCGGGAAAACCAGCTCGGCGCTTTGCTTTCCTTGCGTCTCTTTCGTCTCAGCGGTATGCCGAATTGGGGTGGGCCGAACGCCTGGTTTTTTGATGAGCAAAAAAGCGGAGGCTGTCTATTCGACCTGCACGTGCATGATGCGGATTATGTTCATTACCTTTTAGGGCGACCGGTATCCGTTCTTTCACGCGGCGTTTCATTGCCGAACGGCACCAACGGGGCTGTGACGACCACCTATCTTTTCGATCGCGACTTGATCTGCACTGCAGAAGGGAGTTGGCTTTATCGCAGCGGATTTCGCATGGGATTCTCGGCAATTTTTGAAGAAGGACAAATCGAGTACGATTCCGCTGCTGTGCCTGCCATGAGACTGTGGCGTAAGGGGAGCGCAGAAGCCGAAATCATCCTCCCTGAGCCCGGCGACGGTTACGAACGGCAGTATCGTTACTTTATCCATTGTCTCGAGCAAAACTTGGAACCGACGCGCATGACGCCCGAAAGCGCAAGACAAAGCATCGAAATTGCTTTGGCCGAAAAGCGTTCAATGGAAGAAGCGCGCCTGATTAGCCTAAGAGAATAAAACCGCTTGCGGGATTGAACACGATAGCCGGCGAAACCTTTCTTGTCTTGTTCAGTTTCATTTTAATAGATCAGAATTGCGTCATGGGTCGGGCGCATGTCTCATCGATGAAGCATTTTTTACAAGCTGCAGCCGATTCGGCAGACTTTGCCGACGCAACTCGTTGGGTTTCAAGAGAGAAAAACTGTTCTGCCGCTTGACTTGTGCGGTGAAGCCGGCACGACCGTTGCTTATTATACTTTAATTGATAGATGTATCTAACACTGAAAAGATCTTCGACAGCCTTTTCGATGCGGAACTCGCGCGCAAAAATTTTCAAGCTGTTTGCTTTTTCGGTCTGTCTGATTGGACCGGCAGCAACTCTCTTTTCAGCCGGAGCGTTCGATCTCAGAAATGTCCCGGCTGCGATCGATCCGTTCAAGCTCGGCAGTTCCGGGCAAAAAACACAAAAGGCGGAACGCCTGCTTCTCCGCGCCAAATCCGATTATTCTGCGGGCGATTATTGGGGCTGTTCCCGCCGTTTGTTTTCGCTCATTAACACTGACCCGCGCTACGAAAAGATGGACGAGGCGCTGTTTCTTTTGGGAAACAGCTTTTATCAGCTCGGCATGAAAGAGGCGGCTTCTCGTGCTTACATTCATATTACCCGCAGGTATCTTACCAGCCGCTTTATTCCTGAGGCGCTGATCGGTCTGCAGCGCATCGCCTACGAAAGAGGCGATTTTAACGAAAGTCTCGATTTCTACCGCGTGCTCTTGCGCAGCTCGCCTCCGCAGGAGTTGATCAATATAAGCGGTTATTATGCCGGCATGGCTTATTACAAGCTCGGCGATTATCCCCGCTGTTTGACGGCGTTCCAGCAGACCAACGACAAAAGCCCTTATCGCGGCTATGTTCTCTACACTACGGCTTTGGCGCTGCTGCGAATGAAGGACGTGCCGGCGGCTGTAGCGGCGCTCGAGCGTGCGGAAGCTTTGCCGGCCATCGACGCCGAACAGCGGAGGCTGACCGATGAGGCGCGGCTTTCGATGGGCTATATCTATTACGAGATCGGGCAATATGAACAGGCTTCCGCGGCATTCGCTAGAATTCCCCGCCAAAGCGAGCTTTATCCTGAATCTTTGCTGGCAAAGGGTTGGGCGGAAGCGCAAAGCGGGCGGTGGGAGTCCGCCGCTGCGGCGCTGACCGAGCTGACCCAGCTTTTTCCAAACCATTCTGCATCACAAGAGGGGCTTTTTCTCCTTGGCCGCTGCTGTACCATGTTGGGCCGATATGCCGAAGCCATCGCCGTTTTTGATCGACTGATCGCCAACACGCCGGATGTCAATCGTGTGACCCAAACCATCGAAAAGGTCAATGAAAAGATTGCCCGCGACCGCGAGCGCCTCGAAGCGCGACAAATGGAGTTGCTCAAGTTAGAGTCCTCTCTCATGGCCGACTTGGAGGATGACGCCCAAGAGGCATCCGTGAAGCGGCAGGAAAAGGAAAGACGACTGAAGGCATTGGCGGAGGAAAGGCGTGAGCTGATGGAACAGCTCGATCGGCTGGACCGTCTTGCGCGCGAGACTGCGGTCAAGGAAGAACGGCGGAATTGGCGGGCGTATGCGGAATACGGCAAAATGCGGGCAGCTTTTCTGCAGCAGCAGGAAAAGAACAGCTTCGGCAGCGAGGGTGCGCAATGAGGCGATTGCTCCAAAGAAAAACACCGCTCATCTGGGCATTTCTCGTACCGTTGTTGGCGGCTTTGGGACAGGAAACATCTTCGGCCAGGCTTGAGGAACTCGAGCGGCTGATTCAAGAGCATGAAGCCTTGCTGCAAAAGTATCCAGAAAACGAATTTACTCCCGTGACCACGTTTCAGCTGGCTCGGCTTTATTATGATCGTGCTCAGCTGCTCTTTCAGCAGCAACTGGCGGCATACGAGCGACGTGACAGTCGTGAAGCCGAATCGGAGGCCGCTCCTTTGCGGCCCGATATGAGCCGAACGATCGCCCTCTGCCGCGAGCTGCTGGGAAAATATCCTCGGATTGCCTTTCGCGATCAGGTCATTTATCAGTTGGCGACGGCCTGTCAGGAAGCCGGCGAAGAGGAAGAAGCGGCGCACTGGTTCGAACGTTTGTCTGAGGAGGGCGCTACCCAGCACCTTCCTGAAGCGCTATTTCGGCTTGGTGAATTTGCCTTTGACCGCCGACGATTCGAGCAGGCTGCGCTTTATTATCAAAAGCTCCTCGATCTCGGCGCGACGTCGTTTGCCCGCATGGCTCTTTATAAGCTGGGATGGTCTTTCTTTAATCTGCGGCGCTGGAACGATGCGGCGCAGAGTTTTTTGACTCTGCTTGAACAAACCGCGGCGGGCAGCGCCGAAGAGGTGGCAGACCTCAACCGCGAGGCCGTCCATTATCTTGCCGATTCGTTCATTGAAGCCGGCGGCCCGGCTGCTGCCGAAGCTGCTTTGTCGGCTCATCTCGATCACTCATACGTTCCCCAAACACTCGAAAAAATGGCGCAGCTCTATGAGCAGCGCTCTTTATATCAGCAGGCGGTTGAAGTCTATCGACTCTTGGTGCGTTTTTATCCGAGCTCTCCTGCTCTGCCGCGCTATTACCGCAGCATGATCGAAGATTGGGAAGCCGCCGGCGATGCGGGTGAGGCTAATCGCGTGCGCGAAGAGGCCGTCGAGAGATTTGCGCCGGGAAACGGTTGGAATGCGGCAAGTCCTGAGGCGACGGCACAGGGAGCTGAGCTTTGCCGAGAGGCGTTGATTTATCTCGGCAAATTCCATCAGTCGCAGGGCAACGAAAAGCAATCGCCGGAAAGCTATCTCCGAGCAGTAAACGAATATGATCGTTTTTTGCGTCTCTTTCCGCAGGATTCATTGCGGGGAGAGATCTATTATTTACAGGCGGAAAGCCTGTTCGCCCTCGGGGAATATGCGGCGGCTGCGGAAGCCTATCGCGCTGCTGCGGCGGTTCCCCTTTCGCCGTGGCGCGAAAAAGCAGCTTATAATCGCGTGCTGAGCCGCCTCAAGCTGCGCAGCACCGAAGAACCGGATACCTTGCGTCTGCTCAATTTTCTCAATTCTGAAGCTGCGATCGTATTGCCCAATCTGCCGCGCAGCGATGCAGAGCTTTTGTTCGCCTGCAATGATTTTTACTGCATGTTTCCGCAGAGCGAATGGCTCGATCGCGTGCTGATGATATTCGGCCAAGTACTTTATGAAAACGGCGCCTTAATTTCTGCCGTTAAAACCTATGAACGCATACTGAAACTTTCACCGACGGGTCCATTGCGTGCTGCAGCCGCCGCCAATATTGCCAGAGCTTTTTTCGACAGCCGCAACTATCGGGAGGCACAGCGCTGGTTTGTGGCCGCCGCCAAGCTCACTGCAGACCCAGAAGAAGCGCGGCAGTTCCAACGTTCCGCCGTTTCGACACAATTCAAACTGGCCGAGCAATTGAGCGAACAAGGACGAGCTTTGGAGGCGGCTCACATCCTCCAGCAGGCTTCTTTGGCCGGCGTCGATTCGCGACTGGAAGCCCAAGCTTTGTTCGAAGCCGCTCTCCAGCTGCAACGGGCCGACAGCCTTTTGCAGGCGGCGCGGCTGTTCGAGCAGCTGGTTCTGCGGTTTTCTGATGCCGAGCAGGCTGCCGCAGCCCTCTTTCAGGCCGGAACCCTGCGCGAGCAGCTTGCCGATTGGGCGCTTGCCGCGGCGAATTTCCTCCAGACGGCTGAAAGTTACCCGCAGTCGCCGCTGCGTCGGCAGGCCCTAAAGAACGCCGTACGCTGCTACGAGGCGGCGGAAGATTGGCTTGCCGTCAAAACGGCTTCCCAGAAATTCGTTCAACTCTATGCCGATTCAACGGAATCTCTGGAATATCTCTATAGGATCGGTGAGGCGGCGCAGCGGCTGGGGCAACCTCAGGAAGCAGTGCCCGCATTTCGGCAGGTCTTGCAGCGCTTTACAGAGTTCCAGCGCCGGGGTCGCGACGTCGATCCCTATTTTGCCGCAGCCGCACAGTTTATGCTGGCGGAAGAACAGTTTGCCGCCTTTAAGGCTCTGTCGCTCAGGCCGCCGTTTGAGTCCAATTTGAAAAAAAAAATGACGGCCTTTAACGCCGTTCTTCAGGCCTTCAGTGACGCGGCGCGCTATCGTTCGGCGGACTGGACGACCGCCGCCATGTTCCGCATCGGCGAGACGTTCGAAGAGATGGTGCGCGCTTTGGAACAAGCTCCTCTTCCCGACGGACTGTCGCCGGAGGAGCAGTCGCTTTATCGACAAAAGTTGGCGGAGCGCTCGCTGCCCTTTATTCAGCGCGCTCTCGAGGCGCACCAAAGCAATCTAACACAAGCCGCCGTCAACGGCATCGAAAACCAATGGGTGGCCATGAGCCGCGAGCATGCTGCAAAACTGCAAAGCGTGCTGCCGCCCAACGCCGAAGACGTATCGGCTGTTTCGGAGGGTCGATGATTCGCGCATTACTGTGCATTCTACTCTTTTACGGACTAGGCACGGCGCAACAGCCGGATTCTACAACCGTCGATTCAACCGCAGTTCAGTCCAAGGACCAGGGCGTCAAATTATTCCTCGACAAAATCGAGGTGGAGGGATCACTGGAAAAGCCGCAGGCGGTCTTTATTCTGCCGGGACGTTCACCGCAGATTGAAGATTTCGCCATTACGCGTTCGTTTATATCGGAACTTTTTCGGCCCGTCGAGCGGAGCGTTGCCGTCGAGGTATCGAAGCGCGGGCCGAGCAAACCGTAAGCTAAACACAATTTGGAGAGATGAACGGTTTTGCGTATTTTTATTTGATCGTTTTACAGCATTCGGACTGCTGAAGGAGGCATTTTGCAGGGAATCATTCGCTTTTTCGTACAGGGCGGACCGTTGATGTACGCCATCCTACTGGCGCTGCTCGCCGGTTTGGCCGTCATCATCGACCGCATGATGGTCATTCGCATCAAGAACCGTATCGATGCCGAGACATTTGTCACTCAAATCGTCCAGTTCCTGAAAAGCGGCGCTGTGGATCGGGCGCTCGAATTCTGCAGTCAATCCGAGGCAGCGCTTCCCCGCATCGTCCGCGCCGGACTTTTGGAAATCAACCGCTCTGATAAAGAGATCCAGAGCGCCATGGAGTTGGCCGCCATGGTGGAGATTCCCAAGTTGGAACGCCGCACGCATTATCTCGCCATGCTTGCCAATGTCTCTACATTGCTTGGATTATTGGGTACCATCCTTGGTCTTATCAGCGCTTTTGCCGCCGTTGCACACGCCGATGCGGCGGATAAAGCCTCTTTGCTAACCGCCGGAATCTCGGTCGCCATGAACACCACCGCCTTTGGAATTATCTCGGCGCTGCCTTGTCTTGTCGGCTATACCTTCCTGATGGAAAAGACCAACGAACTGATCGATGAAATCAATGAAAACGTCGCCCGACTCTTCCGTTATATGACATCGGCGAGGTGAGCGATGGATCTCAAAGCGACGGTCAGATCGCGCAGTCGCGGCCATGGGCGCGCGGAAGAGCTCAATCTGACGGCGGTGATGAATATTTTTCTCATCCTTATTCCTTTTCTGCTGCTCACCGCGTCGTTCGTGCGCCTGGCCGTTTTGGAAATGACTCTTCCCAGCCTGGAGCGTGGTGCATCGACGACTGCGGAACGGCCGGTGATCAACATCCTGACCGTGCGGACTGACGGTCTGCAGCTGCAGAGCTCGGATTTCAAATTTCCGGCCTTGCCCAAGGGGACGGATTATGATTGGCAGGGGCTGCGGCGACAGCTTGAAACGATCAAACAAAAATATCCCTCGGCAGAAGAAATCATCATTGCACCGGAAAACAGCATCCGCTACGAAATCATCGTCACCGTGATGGATGTCTGCCGCGAGAGCGGGTTTCCGGCTATTTCGATTAGCGGGTGAACGATGGCTGAGAGTCCTTTTGCAAATCACTCCTTCAACCTGCTGCGCCGCGTACGGCGCGAAAAGCGGCCGACCTTTGCGCTGCAGCTGACGTCGATGATCGACATGTTTACTATTCTGCTGGTCTTTTTGCTCAAGAGTTTCAGCGCCGAAGGTCAGATGGTGACTCTGACGCGCGATCTGCGGCTTCCGGAATCGTCTTCTCAGCAGGCGCCGCGAGTACTTTCGGTTATAGCAGTTACGCAGGAGTGGATTTTGCTCGACGGTCGACCGGTAATAAGATTAAACCAAATCACTCCGCAATCGCCCTTGGTCATTGCGCCCCTGAGAGAACAATTGCTGCGGCTACGCTCCATATCCGAGGGAATCGCATCGCTCTCTGCGGACTTGGGTTTTCGCGGCAGCATTTCCATCCAGGCCGATCGCGACCTCCCCTTCGAAATCCTCAAACGCATCATGGTTACTGCCGGTCAAGTCGGTTACGCAAACCTTCATTTGACCGTTTTGGAAAAGGAAAAATAGCTCTTCAGCATGCGGAAAAAAAACGGACATGTTCTCCATCTAAAGATTTTTGACGGCAGCAGCGTGCTGAAGCGTGACCTCAAGCCCGGCGAAAGGCTGCGGCTCGGCCTCGGTACGCAGAACGACATTGTGGTCATCGATTCTGTGCTGCCCAAGACGATGCTTTTCATGGAGAACCGCGGCCGCTTTGCTCAACTTCGCCTGCATCCGAGCATGCGGGGCACACTTTCCTATCGTGATTCCACGCTTGACCTGCGCGATCTGATGGGACATGAGCTCCTGCCGAGCAGCGGCGACTGTTTTCTGCTCAGGCTCCTTCCCGGTCGGACCGGCACGATTCTCATTGGTGAAGTACAAATCGCCTTTTATTTCGACGGCGTCGTCGAGATGCGGCCGGCGTTTCCCGCATTCGACTGGAAGGCCGCCTGGCGACGCTCGCTGAGCCGTGATCTCTTTTTCAAGGCGTTGGTGCTGATCTTGCTGGTCGGAGAATTTTTCTGGGGGATGCATCTGCGGACTGTCAAACTACCGCCGGAAGAACCGCCGAAAGCGGAACAGGTTCCGCAGCGTTTCGCCCGTTTCATCGTTCGTCCGCCGGAACGGCAGTCGCCTTTATCCGTGTCAGGCAGCGGCAGCGAAACGACGCCGGAACGCAGCGAGACGAGACGCGGCGGCGAACGGAGAGGAGGGGACGGCGGATCAGTCGGCACCACAGGACTTTTGGGTCTGATCGGCGGACGGGAAGGCGGCCGGAGCCGGGCGGCCGATTTTTTGCTCGATCAGGGAGTAGCGAGGCAGTTGGACGAACTATTGAGCGGCGGAA comes from candidate division KSB1 bacterium and encodes:
- a CDS encoding tetratricopeptide repeat protein, with translation MRRLLQRKTPLIWAFLVPLLAALGQETSSARLEELERLIQEHEALLQKYPENEFTPVTTFQLARLYYDRAQLLFQQQLAAYERRDSREAESEAAPLRPDMSRTIALCRELLGKYPRIAFRDQVIYQLATACQEAGEEEEAAHWFERLSEEGATQHLPEALFRLGEFAFDRRRFEQAALYYQKLLDLGATSFARMALYKLGWSFFNLRRWNDAAQSFLTLLEQTAAGSAEEVADLNREAVHYLADSFIEAGGPAAAEAALSAHLDHSYVPQTLEKMAQLYEQRSLYQQAVEVYRLLVRFYPSSPALPRYYRSMIEDWEAAGDAGEANRVREEAVERFAPGNGWNAASPEATAQGAELCREALIYLGKFHQSQGNEKQSPESYLRAVNEYDRFLRLFPQDSLRGEIYYLQAESLFALGEYAAAAEAYRAAAAVPLSPWREKAAYNRVLSRLKLRSTEEPDTLRLLNFLNSEAAIVLPNLPRSDAELLFACNDFYCMFPQSEWLDRVLMIFGQVLYENGALISAVKTYERILKLSPTGPLRAAAAANIARAFFDSRNYREAQRWFVAAAKLTADPEEARQFQRSAVSTQFKLAEQLSEQGRALEAAHILQQASLAGVDSRLEAQALFEAALQLQRADSLLQAARLFEQLVLRFSDAEQAAAALFQAGTLREQLADWALAAANFLQTAESYPQSPLRRQALKNAVRCYEAAEDWLAVKTASQKFVQLYADSTESLEYLYRIGEAAQRLGQPQEAVPAFRQVLQRFTEFQRRGRDVDPYFAAAAQFMLAEEQFAAFKALSLRPPFESNLKKKMTAFNAVLQAFSDAARYRSADWTTAAMFRIGETFEEMVRALEQAPLPDGLSPEEQSLYRQKLAERSLPFIQRALEAHQSNLTQAAVNGIENQWVAMSREHAAKLQSVLPPNAEDVSAVSEGR
- a CDS encoding Gfo/Idh/MocA family oxidoreductase, whose amino-acid sequence is MIRFAIVGYGFIGGVHAAVLRKIKGAEVAAIVEQDTAKRQAVKGNITVEGAEEPLQVPFYASLEEVFEKTKVDVVSICLPTHLHRDYAVKSLKAGCHVVCEKPMALTLKDCDEMIVAARAARRRLFIAQCIRFWPEYEALEKIVRENQLGALLSLRLFRLSGMPNWGGPNAWFFDEQKSGGCLFDLHVHDADYVHYLLGRPVSVLSRGVSLPNGTNGAVTTTYLFDRDLICTAEGSWLYRSGFRMGFSAIFEEGQIEYDSAAVPAMRLWRKGSAEAEIILPEPGDGYERQYRYFIHCLEQNLEPTRMTPESARQSIEIALAEKRSMEEARLISLRE
- a CDS encoding glycosyltransferase; the protein is MVIAARNEEAVIADCLSALTAQTFPKELTEILVIDDYSTDATVEIASGFAGVTVLKSQPIPGVAPKKAALQTGIEAAKGEIILTTDADCIAPPRWIESMAAAFDDDVDLVASWLLVRDDGRLLSRIERLDSFAYVLIGAALFGLNRPTLANSANLAFRRCAFFEAGGYADIGAFGSGDDDLLVQKMASRSRRQCRFVDGEIVTTAANPRWHDFIAQRLRWASKTAAYPPALKTAEVIIYFYFFLLFISWLCAPSVPFLLIFTAVKFAADFWFLRRIKLPEFAVFLRVFFLAEVIQVLYILAVGLWANLGVYEWKGRTYRRGRLF
- a CDS encoding AgmX/PglI C-terminal domain-containing protein, with translation MRKKNGHVLHLKIFDGSSVLKRDLKPGERLRLGLGTQNDIVVIDSVLPKTMLFMENRGRFAQLRLHPSMRGTLSYRDSTLDLRDLMGHELLPSSGDCFLLRLLPGRTGTILIGEVQIAFYFDGVVEMRPAFPAFDWKAAWRRSLSRDLFFKALVLILLVGEFFWGMHLRTVKLPPEEPPKAEQVPQRFARFIVRPPERQSPLSVSGSGSETTPERSETRRGGERRGGDGGSVGTTGLLGLIGGREGGRSRAADFLLDQGVARQLDELLSGGRLLQSRGGRGGSAGSGEGLLDLSALSRLGSGIDESAVAGGIRTVELQKQGDVAIELPQSIRASGEARGRRTAESVMAVINAQRGRVMYTYNKYLRQDPELEGKVSFDVTIAADGRVTEVRIVEATIANAEFIAELTAILRGLKFPSIEAGIVTVNVPFVFHRAQ
- a CDS encoding biopolymer transporter ExbD translates to MAESPFANHSFNLLRRVRREKRPTFALQLTSMIDMFTILLVFLLKSFSAEGQMVTLTRDLRLPESSSQQAPRVLSVIAVTQEWILLDGRPVIRLNQITPQSPLVIAPLREQLLRLRSISEGIASLSADLGFRGSISIQADRDLPFEILKRIMVTAGQVGYANLHLTVLEKEK
- a CDS encoding biopolymer transporter ExbD; protein product: MDLKATVRSRSRGHGRAEELNLTAVMNIFLILIPFLLLTASFVRLAVLEMTLPSLERGASTTAERPVINILTVRTDGLQLQSSDFKFPALPKGTDYDWQGLRRQLETIKQKYPSAEEIIIAPENSIRYEIIVTVMDVCRESGFPAISISG
- a CDS encoding tetratricopeptide repeat protein; the encoded protein is MRNSRAKIFKLFAFSVCLIGPAATLFSAGAFDLRNVPAAIDPFKLGSSGQKTQKAERLLLRAKSDYSAGDYWGCSRRLFSLINTDPRYEKMDEALFLLGNSFYQLGMKEAASRAYIHITRRYLTSRFIPEALIGLQRIAYERGDFNESLDFYRVLLRSSPPQELINISGYYAGMAYYKLGDYPRCLTAFQQTNDKSPYRGYVLYTTALALLRMKDVPAAVAALERAEALPAIDAEQRRLTDEARLSMGYIYYEIGQYEQASAAFARIPRQSELYPESLLAKGWAEAQSGRWESAAAALTELTQLFPNHSASQEGLFLLGRCCTMLGRYAEAIAVFDRLIANTPDVNRVTQTIEKVNEKIARDRERLEARQMELLKLESSLMADLEDDAQEASVKRQEKERRLKALAEERRELMEQLDRLDRLARETAVKEERRNWRAYAEYGKMRAAFLQQQEKNSFGSEGAQ
- a CDS encoding MotA/TolQ/ExbB proton channel family protein, whose product is MQGIIRFFVQGGPLMYAILLALLAGLAVIIDRMMVIRIKNRIDAETFVTQIVQFLKSGAVDRALEFCSQSEAALPRIVRAGLLEINRSDKEIQSAMELAAMVEIPKLERRTHYLAMLANVSTLLGLLGTILGLISAFAAVAHADAADKASLLTAGISVAMNTTAFGIISALPCLVGYTFLMEKTNELIDEINENVARLFRYMTSAR